The sequence GAATCCGGGTGTACATTTGGAGGCTCCCTTTCCGGACGACCCTGTCGCCATCTCTCGGTGCGGTGGTCTGACTTCAACAGGGGGCTCACATTCATGGACAGACCAGGACGGGGATCTGTGCGTGCGTCAGCACCTTGTTCGTCACGCTCCCGATGAGAAGCGCGGCAAGCCCGCTGCGCCCATGCGACGACATGACGATGAGATCGCAGCCTTTGTCCGTGGCTGCTGCGATGATGGCCTGATGGGGTTGCCCGCTCTCCGCTTGAATCGTCTCGCAGGAAACCCCGGCCGTCCTGGCCGCTTTTGCCGCGCCGTCCAATACGCTCGCGGCCTGTTCCTTGCGCAACTCGGCGTATGTTGCGACTGCTTCGAGGAACCGGCCTGATACTTCGGAAAATGGTTCCACAACGAAGATGAAGGATACGGTGGCTCCAAGGGATTTCGCCAGCGCCAATCCGTGCGCCACCCCACGCTCCGCTAGCTGAGACCCATCTGTCGGAATGAGAATGTGCCGGTACATGCTCTACCTCCCGATTGTCCGGACGTATCGCTGCCTTGCGAAGATAAGCTAGCTCGCGTTGCGAATGCAGTCTTGAGATAAATCAACCTGTTGGTTCACTGTACCGCGATCAGGATGTCCGCAATTGGCACAACCTCGACGTCTGTCGAGGCGAGCTCGGCGACGCCTTGGCCGCAATGGGGTGAGGGGACGCTGCAACAAAGGGGGTGCGCTCGCTCTCCCGCTTGCGGGAGAGGGTTGGGGAGAGGGTCTCTTCGCAAGCGAAAACCCCTGTGCGGAGAGAACCCCCACCCGGCGCCATACCGATGCGAAGCATCGGCGTCTTACAGAACGGCGGCCCAAAGGCCGCCTATGCCGACCTCTGCAGCAAGCGGACGAGGTTAAGGAGCCCGCGGCTGGTCGATTCAGCTTAAAGCCAATCCGCTTTAGATCGCCGTCAGAACTGCACTTCGCCCGGAATGTCGTCGGCGCTGAGGCCGACGGTTTCATAGGCCTTCAGCAGCCATTCGCGGGTCTGGCCCAGCGAACGGTTGTAATCGGCCCAGGCGCTGAGGAAATCCTTGTAGCGGCGATCGGCTTCGGCGCGGATGCCGAGATTGGTCGGCAACGTCAGCAGCGGCCGCGGAATCGCGAGCTCGCCAAGCGTCGGATTCTTCTTCAGCGTGAAGATCGAGAGCACCGCCAGCGAGACGTTGCAGTCGGCGCGGCCGGTCGAGACCGCGAGGATCGCCTCGTCGCGCGTCTTGAAGCCGAGGATGTTCGCCTTCGGGCAGTAGCGGCGCGCGATCGTCTCGTGCGTCGAGCCGATGTCGACCGCAATCTTGACCTCGGGCTTGTTGAGCTCGGCCCAGGTCGCAGGCTTGGCAAAGCCCTTCTTGGTGATGACGGTGAAGGAGTGCACCAGGATCGGCGTCGAGAAATCGATGACGAGCGAACGCTCGGGCGTCGGGTTCACGGCAAAGGCGAGATCGATCTTGTCTGCCTGCAGATCCAGGATCTGGTTGCCCCAGGTCGATTCCAGCGGCTCGACCTTGGCGCCGAGCTTGCCCGCGATGTCGTTCGCCATGTCGATGCAGGCGCCCGACCATTGATTGGTCGCGAGGTCCTTGTGGAAATAGGGGTCCTGGCCGGCGATGACCGCAATCCGCAGCACGCCGGTCTTCTTGATGCGATCGAGCGTGGAGGTCGGCGCGGTATCGGCCTTGGCCGAGACGGTTGCGGCCATTGCGGCGCCCGCCAGCGCGACGGTGGTGAGTGCGTCCCTGCGGTTCATGTCAGTGCTCCCCTGGGGAATGATCAACAGCTCCGGCTCGTGGACTATTTCTGTATTCAGATCGTAATGCAATATGGTATTGCGACTTTGCCGGCGATTTGGGCGATGAGGCATTTCGGAGCCTAGTCCGTTGGCAAAGCAAGAGAAAATCGAGTGATACCCGGCCGGGTCGCGGTCCGGTCTGCGATCCGGGATTGAGAGGAGAAAGTCTGTGCGTGCTGTTTTCGTCGATGCCAACGACACGCTGGCCGCGGTCACCGAGAAGCTGCTGGGCGCGGCGAAACTGCCTGTTGGCATCAACCGCAATCCCTCGATCAAGCCCGACGATCTGCCCGGCCTGCTCGCGGATGCCGAGATCATGATCGTCGACCACACTGCAGTGCCGACGGCGATTGCCGAGGAGTGCAAGGCGCTCAAGCATGTCGTCTTCCTCGGCACCGGCGCGCGCAGCTACATGAATCCGGAAGAGCTTAGCCAGCGCGGCATCTCCGTCCACACCATCAAGGGTTATGGCGACACGGCGGTCGCCGAATGCGCGATCGCGCTGATGTGGGCCTCCGCGCGAAATTTCGGCGAGATGGACCGCGGCCTGCGCGAGGGCAACTGGCTGCGCCGTGACGCGATGCAGCTCACCGGCAAGACGCTCGGCCTGATCGGTTTCGGCGGCATCGCGGCGGAAACGGCACGCATGGCGGCGGGCTGCGGCATGAAGGTGATCGCCTGGAACAGGACGCCGAAGACGCATCCGGGCGTCGCGTTCGTTTCGCTGGAGAAGCTGCTGGCGGAGAGCCACGTCGTCTCGCTGCATCTTCTGCTCAATGACGAGACCAAGGGCTTTCTGTCGCGCGAGCGCATCGCGCAGATGCGCAAGGGCAGCATTTTGATCAATACCGCGCGCGGTGCCATCGTGGACGAAGACGCGATGCTGGAGGCGCTCCGCT is a genomic window of Bradyrhizobium sp. CB1717 containing:
- a CDS encoding universal stress protein, with translation MYRHILIPTDGSQLAERGVAHGLALAKSLGATVSFIFVVEPFSEVSGRFLEAVATYAELRKEQAASVLDGAAKAARTAGVSCETIQAESGQPHQAIIAAATDKGCDLIVMSSHGRSGLAALLIGSVTNKVLTHAQIPVLVCP
- a CDS encoding transporter substrate-binding domain-containing protein gives rise to the protein MNRRDALTTVALAGAAMAATVSAKADTAPTSTLDRIKKTGVLRIAVIAGQDPYFHKDLATNQWSGACIDMANDIAGKLGAKVEPLESTWGNQILDLQADKIDLAFAVNPTPERSLVIDFSTPILVHSFTVITKKGFAKPATWAELNKPEVKIAVDIGSTHETIARRYCPKANILGFKTRDEAILAVSTGRADCNVSLAVLSIFTLKKNPTLGELAIPRPLLTLPTNLGIRAEADRRYKDFLSAWADYNRSLGQTREWLLKAYETVGLSADDIPGEVQF
- a CDS encoding D-2-hydroxyacid dehydrogenase family protein; this encodes MRAVFVDANDTLAAVTEKLLGAAKLPVGINRNPSIKPDDLPGLLADAEIMIVDHTAVPTAIAEECKALKHVVFLGTGARSYMNPEELSQRGISVHTIKGYGDTAVAECAIALMWASARNFGEMDRGLREGNWLRRDAMQLTGKTLGLIGFGGIAAETARMAAGCGMKVIAWNRTPKTHPGVAFVSLEKLLAESHVVSLHLLLNDETKGFLSRERIAQMRKGSILINTARGAIVDEDAMLEALRSGHIAHAGLDVFTVEPLPAGHPVTKLPNVTLSAHSAFRTPEASDNLIGAALDHCRRIVATGK